In Diabrotica undecimpunctata isolate CICGRU chromosome 4, icDiaUnde3, whole genome shotgun sequence, a single genomic region encodes these proteins:
- the LOC140438047 gene encoding uncharacterized protein, with amino-acid sequence MVDFEGAVIQALKTIFPDVRLHRCNYHFNQSLWRNIQSIGLTTQYINDDNVRLHLRMCFALAYLPLEQIEDGWQIIQPVSPEDENLTTFYGYFVNECLENLVISINMLNCHGIRHQTNNAVEGWKNRLNRMLKKPHPNI; translated from the coding sequence ATGGTTGATTTTGAAGGTGCTGTTATTCAAGCTCTCAAAACTATTTTTCCAGATGTTAGATTGCATCGATGCAACTACCATTTTAATCAGTCGCTTTGGAGGAACATCCAGTCGATCGGACTGACAACACAATACATTAACGACGATAACGTTAGACTTCATTTAAGAATGTGTTTTGCATTGGCATACTTACCTTTGGAGCAAATAGAAGACGGGTGGCAAATTATTCAACCTGTTTCTCCGGAAGATGAAAATTTGACAACATTTTATGGTTACTTTGTTAACGAATGTCTAGAAAACCTAGTGATTAGCATAAATATGTTGAACTGCCATGGCATCCGACACCAAACAAATAATGCCGTGGAAGGATGGAAAAACCGGTTAAACAGAATGTTAAAGAAACCTCATCCAAACATATAA